In Candidatus Saccharibacteria bacterium oral taxon 488, a single window of DNA contains:
- a CDS encoding polyribonucleotide nucleotidyltransferase, producing MAIINPSGKEIFSVTTELCGRPLTLEVNRVGFRTTGSVLVRYGDTVVLGSAQVGSRPVQLDYFPLSIDYEERFYAAGKISGSRFIKREGRPSDEAVLIGRLIDRPIRPLFPKGYRQEVQVVATVLSMDPDFRPDVVAMIAASSALMLTGTPFDGPVAGLRVGRVNGEFKAFLTPEEREQSDLDLVVAGIESGITMVEAGAKEVSEEVIVDAMAWAHQMMQPAIALQRELAAKVAPVAQEYELVLPDETIQQTADAWVDGKLGEKIRLPYPERNEVVNEIRWAFHEAMAEKLGLSAEEYDEVRDEYDEAFTLALHKDVRRGIVEDGKRPDGRALTEIRPLSSEVGLLPRAHGSSLFTRGVTQGMNIVTLAPLSYAQLVDTMEVNDGERRYMHHYNAPGYTVGEVKRMGSPGRREIGHGYLAERALTPVLPSEEDFPYAIRSVTEIMSQNGSTSMAATCSSCLALMDAGVPLSAPVSGIAMGLMMDGDTPYILSDIADAEDFAGDMDFKVTGTAKGITALQMDMKVHGLPVAVLRQAIEQSKAGRAHILQHMLSVLPAPREALSPYAPRIEKLKIDPDKIGAVIGKGGEVINKITSETGAEIDIKEDGLITIASPNSESIEKALAWIKSLVEEPEVGKIYEGKVVSIKDFGAFVNILPGVDGMVHISKLADHRVAKVTDVVKEGQMVRVKITGIDERGKINLTMIGL from the coding sequence ATGGCAATTATTAACCCGAGTGGCAAGGAGATTTTTTCGGTTACTACTGAATTATGTGGGCGGCCGTTGACGCTGGAGGTCAACCGTGTTGGTTTTCGGACGACTGGTAGCGTACTGGTGCGCTATGGCGATACGGTGGTCTTGGGCAGTGCTCAGGTGGGCAGCCGGCCGGTGCAATTGGATTATTTCCCGCTGTCGATTGATTATGAAGAACGGTTTTATGCAGCGGGTAAAATTTCTGGCTCGCGGTTTATTAAGCGCGAGGGCCGGCCGAGCGACGAGGCGGTGCTGATCGGCCGGTTGATCGACCGTCCGATTCGGCCACTGTTTCCAAAGGGCTACCGCCAAGAAGTGCAAGTGGTGGCGACGGTGCTGAGTATGGATCCGGATTTCCGTCCAGATGTGGTGGCGATGATTGCGGCTTCGAGCGCCTTGATGCTGACTGGGACGCCGTTTGACGGGCCGGTAGCGGGCTTGCGGGTGGGTCGCGTGAATGGTGAGTTTAAGGCCTTTTTGACGCCAGAGGAACGTGAGCAATCTGATTTGGATTTGGTAGTAGCTGGTATCGAGAGTGGCATCACCATGGTGGAAGCTGGTGCCAAGGAGGTATCAGAAGAGGTGATCGTCGATGCCATGGCCTGGGCACACCAGATGATGCAGCCGGCGATTGCTTTGCAGCGAGAACTGGCGGCCAAAGTGGCGCCAGTCGCGCAGGAATATGAATTAGTTTTACCCGACGAAACAATTCAGCAGACGGCTGATGCGTGGGTTGACGGCAAGCTGGGCGAGAAAATCCGCCTGCCGTACCCGGAGCGCAACGAAGTGGTTAACGAGATTCGCTGGGCATTTCACGAAGCGATGGCCGAAAAGCTGGGATTGAGCGCTGAGGAGTATGATGAAGTACGCGACGAGTATGATGAAGCGTTCACGCTGGCGCTACACAAAGATGTCCGCCGCGGGATTGTCGAGGACGGCAAGCGCCCGGATGGCCGCGCTTTGACGGAAATTCGTCCGCTCAGCTCAGAGGTCGGCTTGCTGCCGCGAGCGCACGGTTCGAGCTTGTTTACTCGCGGCGTGACGCAGGGTATGAATATTGTCACCCTGGCGCCGCTGAGTTACGCGCAGCTGGTTGATACTATGGAAGTTAACGATGGCGAGCGGCGCTATATGCACCATTACAATGCGCCGGGCTATACGGTTGGCGAGGTTAAGCGGATGGGCAGTCCGGGCCGGCGCGAAATTGGTCACGGCTACTTGGCGGAGCGTGCCTTGACGCCGGTATTGCCAAGCGAAGAAGACTTCCCGTATGCCATTCGCAGCGTTACCGAAATTATGAGCCAAAACGGTTCAACGTCGATGGCAGCGACCTGTTCGAGCTGTCTGGCGTTGATGGACGCTGGCGTGCCTCTCTCGGCACCGGTTAGCGGCATTGCTATGGGTCTGATGATGGACGGTGATACGCCGTACATACTAAGTGATATTGCCGATGCTGAGGATTTTGCCGGTGATATGGATTTCAAGGTGACTGGTACAGCCAAGGGTATCACGGCGCTGCAGATGGATATGAAAGTGCATGGCTTGCCGGTGGCAGTGCTGCGCCAAGCGATTGAACAGAGCAAGGCGGGGCGGGCGCATATTTTGCAGCATATGCTAAGCGTACTACCAGCGCCGCGCGAAGCACTTAGCCCGTACGCGCCGCGAATTGAAAAGCTAAAGATTGATCCGGATAAAATCGGCGCCGTGATTGGCAAGGGCGGCGAGGTAATCAACAAGATTACCAGTGAGACTGGTGCTGAGATTGATATTAAGGAAGACGGCCTGATTACCATCGCTAGTCCGAATAGTGAGTCGATTGAGAAGGCACTTGCCTGGATTAAAAGCCTGGTCGAAGAGCCAGAAGTTGGCAAAATCTACGAAGGCAAGGTCGTCAGTATCAAAGATTTCGGAGCGTTCGTGAATATTCTGCCGGGAGTTGACGGGATGGTACATATCTCGAAGCTGGCCGATCACCGCGTGGCTAAGGTGACTGACGTGGTCAAGGAAGGCCAGATGGTTCGAGTAAAAATTACCGGCATCGATGAGCGCGGTAAGATTAACTTGACGATGATCGGGTTGTAA
- a CDS encoding uracil-DNA glycosylase, whose translation MDEAAQLEVLAAEIIAGDICHDLALQATQLVIGDGRADADIVFIGEAPGKNEDLQGKPFVGAAGTFLDEMLAAAQLRRQDVYITNIVKYRPPNNRDPLPEEKRAFWPYLMRQLQIIQPKVVITLGRHSGMAFIPDLAISRDHGNPRWAQFNGLKFLVIPLYHPAAALYNGALRQTLIDDFVRAAQLAVQASV comes from the coding sequence ATGGATGAGGCAGCGCAACTGGAGGTTTTGGCGGCAGAGATTATCGCTGGTGATATTTGTCATGACTTGGCGCTGCAGGCGACGCAGCTGGTGATAGGTGATGGTCGGGCTGACGCAGACATTGTATTTATCGGTGAAGCGCCAGGAAAAAACGAAGATCTTCAGGGCAAACCATTCGTTGGGGCAGCTGGTACATTTCTTGACGAGATGTTAGCCGCAGCCCAGTTACGTCGTCAAGATGTCTATATCACCAATATCGTTAAATATCGGCCGCCAAACAATCGTGACCCGCTGCCGGAGGAGAAGCGCGCTTTTTGGCCGTATTTGATGCGCCAATTGCAAATTATTCAACCAAAGGTAGTCATCACACTGGGTCGGCATAGCGGCATGGCATTTATTCCTGACTTGGCGATCTCGCGTGATCATGGCAATCCGCGCTGGGCACAGTTCAACGGTTTGAAGTTCTTGGTGATTCCGCTGTATCATCCGGCAGCGGCGCTGTATAACGGGGCGTTGCGGCAGACGTTAATTGACGATTTTGTGCGGGCGGCGCAATTGGCCGTCCAGGCGAGCGTCTGA
- a CDS encoding ribonuclease J encodes MGQRRLATPKGDDQSKRPATKKSNTAVMNSTTTRKGEVFRAQRRTSENVNLRASQHVIDIPVNKSVYNGYGGEQFSAKMQPKRTRGGKPKLRIIPIGGVGEMGIGKNMNAIEYDDEIIIVDMGFLFPGSDYPGINYITPDITWLEENKHKIKAHVFTHGHLDHIGSFRHFIHRIPAPVYASKFTIGMLDKSLADADTDFQPDFRVMDPLSHEVVQVSKHFSVELVRVNHSIPDSTAVVIRTPLGVVIDSGDWRFEESPVDGQKFDLKRMTEVASKEGVLMFMNESTNCESEGTHTHTEFDIQYSIGQVMDKFSNSRVILSCFSSQVHRLQLILEEAHKHGRKVAFAGFSMIQNLEVALRSGTIKIPKDTVMKMEDIIKLPDSQITVVCTGSQGEFNAVLSRMATGAHKYMKIKGSDVVVFSSNPIPGNEKNVVRTVDGLMREGSDVIQNGKTHLTGIGPLHLSGHGYYDDHIKLINALNPTYYMPIHGEFHMLVHNARLAEKECGIPRKNIFVCDAGDVIEIDVERQAKKAGRIQAGGVMYDDTGAIVSEVVLKDRIHMSQEGMFVVVLTVQRGTGRLLTSPDIISRGFIYLRDSEELMNMIRQYLKQKAARSFAGKYDLDVVKKEIKDEITHILYDQTRRTPIVIPVINEVGGLKTVKSTAASNTSIAKTPVRSKKPTIASAAEPKMTLPTMPRRRFPRRQVPDTEANDTKAREVGRVRAY; translated from the coding sequence ATGGGCCAGAGACGACTTGCGACGCCGAAGGGCGATGATCAGTCAAAACGACCAGCTACAAAAAAAAGTAACACAGCGGTGATGAATAGTACCACCACTCGCAAGGGCGAAGTGTTTCGGGCGCAGCGGCGCACGAGTGAGAACGTTAATCTCAGGGCGTCGCAGCACGTGATCGATATTCCGGTCAACAAATCAGTTTACAACGGCTATGGCGGCGAGCAATTTAGCGCCAAAATGCAGCCAAAACGCACTCGCGGCGGCAAACCGAAGTTGAGGATTATCCCAATCGGCGGTGTCGGCGAAATGGGTATCGGTAAAAACATGAACGCCATTGAGTATGACGATGAGATTATCATTGTGGACATGGGTTTCCTGTTTCCGGGGAGCGATTATCCAGGTATTAATTACATCACGCCAGATATCACGTGGCTAGAAGAAAATAAGCATAAGATCAAGGCGCATGTGTTCACCCACGGGCACCTTGATCACATTGGTTCATTCCGGCACTTTATCCACCGGATTCCAGCACCGGTCTATGCATCGAAATTTACCATCGGCATGCTAGATAAGTCGCTGGCTGACGCGGATACTGATTTCCAGCCGGACTTTCGGGTGATGGACCCATTGAGCCACGAAGTTGTTCAGGTGTCGAAGCACTTTTCGGTAGAATTGGTGCGGGTGAATCACTCGATTCCAGATTCAACGGCGGTGGTGATTCGGACGCCGCTGGGCGTGGTGATTGACTCTGGTGACTGGCGATTTGAGGAAAGTCCGGTTGATGGTCAGAAGTTCGACCTCAAACGGATGACTGAAGTGGCGTCCAAAGAAGGCGTGTTGATGTTCATGAACGAATCGACCAACTGTGAATCAGAGGGGACGCACACGCACACCGAGTTTGATATTCAATATTCCATCGGTCAGGTGATGGATAAATTTAGTAACAGCCGAGTGATTTTAAGCTGTTTCTCATCGCAGGTACACCGCCTACAATTGATTTTGGAAGAAGCGCATAAGCACGGACGCAAGGTGGCGTTTGCTGGATTCTCGATGATTCAGAACTTGGAGGTGGCGCTGCGTTCAGGCACCATCAAGATTCCGAAAGACACCGTCATGAAGATGGAGGACATCATCAAGCTGCCTGATAGTCAGATCACCGTGGTTTGTACCGGTTCGCAGGGTGAGTTTAATGCCGTGCTGAGCCGCATGGCGACTGGCGCGCATAAATACATGAAGATTAAGGGCTCTGACGTAGTGGTGTTTAGCTCCAATCCGATTCCGGGCAATGAGAAAAACGTGGTGCGAACGGTTGACGGCTTGATGCGCGAGGGCTCTGATGTGATTCAGAACGGCAAGACGCACCTGACGGGGATTGGGCCGCTGCACTTGTCGGGCCATGGTTACTACGACGATCACATCAAGCTGATTAACGCATTGAACCCGACGTACTACATGCCAATTCATGGTGAATTCCACATGCTGGTGCACAATGCGCGGCTGGCAGAAAAAGAGTGTGGTATTCCGAGGAAGAATATCTTTGTGTGCGACGCCGGCGATGTTATTGAAATTGACGTTGAGCGGCAAGCTAAGAAAGCCGGTCGGATTCAGGCTGGCGGCGTGATGTATGATGATACGGGCGCTATCGTCTCTGAGGTGGTACTAAAAGACCGGATTCATATGTCTCAAGAGGGAATGTTTGTGGTGGTGTTAACGGTACAGCGTGGCACGGGACGGTTGCTAACCAGCCCAGACATTATTTCCCGTGGTTTCATCTATCTACGCGATTCCGAGGAATTGATGAATATGATTCGCCAGTACTTGAAGCAGAAGGCGGCGCGTAGTTTTGCTGGCAAGTACGACCTTGATGTGGTAAAGAAAGAAATTAAGGATGAAATTACCCATATATTATATGACCAGACCAGGCGGACGCCGATCGTTATCCCGGTAATTAACGAGGTTGGCGGTCTGAAAACGGTAAAATCGACTGCTGCTTCGAATACTTCTATCGCAAAGACACCGGTGCGCAGCAAAAAACCTACCATCGCTTCAGCGGCGGAACCGAAAATGACTCTGCCAACTATGCCGCGCCGCCGCTTCCCGCGCCGCCAGGTGCCAGACACCGAGGCGAATGATACCAAGGCTCGAGAGGTCGGCCGAGTGCGCGCATACTAG
- a CDS encoding prephenate dehydratase: protein MRIAIQGQAGSFHEQAAKQWYGSDITIVPCMTFGDVFQTYARSKADAVVVAVENTIYGTVNETYRHIESCSAPIVGEVTLTIQQTLITNLGTKLEDITAVYSHPVALSQCQRFLQERLPQAAQIEYFDTAGAVEFIKQQGSPHLAAIAGETAAQLYNMPILRRHIQDGQDNITRFLVLDPTATVTNANRATLVVTTAHQPGSLLEILRTFADQSINLTSLQSQPIIGQPWNYKFFMTVDAAGPSLHHAINKITSTGHKVTLLGEYLAAR from the coding sequence ATGCGTATCGCCATTCAAGGACAAGCTGGGTCATTTCACGAACAAGCGGCAAAACAATGGTATGGATCTGACATCACCATTGTTCCGTGCATGACCTTTGGCGATGTCTTTCAAACCTATGCTCGCAGTAAGGCCGACGCCGTTGTCGTAGCAGTGGAAAATACCATTTACGGCACCGTCAACGAAACTTACCGTCACATTGAATCCTGCAGTGCTCCCATCGTCGGGGAAGTAACACTTACCATTCAACAAACACTCATCACCAATCTGGGCACAAAACTTGAAGACATTACCGCTGTCTATTCACATCCTGTCGCCTTGTCACAATGTCAGCGTTTTCTCCAAGAACGCCTACCGCAAGCTGCACAAATTGAATATTTTGATACCGCTGGCGCTGTCGAATTCATCAAGCAACAGGGTTCACCACACCTGGCAGCCATCGCCGGTGAAACCGCTGCCCAACTATACAATATGCCAATTCTCAGGCGGCACATCCAAGACGGTCAGGACAACATCACTCGTTTCCTCGTCCTTGATCCAACCGCCACAGTGACTAACGCTAATCGAGCAACGCTTGTGGTGACCACTGCCCATCAACCAGGCAGCCTCCTTGAAATACTCCGTACATTCGCCGATCAGTCCATTAACCTCACCAGCCTCCAGTCCCAACCCATCATCGGCCAACCATGGAACTACAAATTCTTCATGACCGTTGACGCTGCCGGCCCGTCATTGCATCACGCCATCAATAAAATTACCTCAACTGGTCACAAAGTAACATTACTCGGTGAATATCTGGCGGCACGTTAG
- the rpsF gene encoding 30S ribosomal protein S6 has translation MDSKGGNMNEYELTVLIHPDLEANLDTALDKVRSLVTTNGGEITKEDNWGKKKLAYAIRREDFAVYVYFEVKLPSSAPLKISNVLNITDEVLRYLLVKTDEKTRRALAEQKEREAKVATEAADKEA, from the coding sequence ATGGATTCCAAAGGAGGAAACATGAACGAATACGAACTGACTGTTCTTATTCACCCAGATTTGGAAGCAAATTTGGATACGGCCCTAGACAAGGTCCGGTCGCTTGTCACTACCAATGGTGGCGAAATTACTAAAGAAGACAATTGGGGCAAGAAAAAGCTAGCCTATGCAATTCGTCGTGAAGACTTTGCGGTGTATGTTTACTTTGAGGTGAAGTTGCCAAGCAGTGCGCCGCTCAAGATATCAAATGTTCTGAATATCACCGACGAGGTGCTTCGTTATTTGTTGGTTAAGACCGACGAGAAGACACGTCGAGCGCTTGCTGAGCAGAAAGAGCGCGAAGCTAAGGTCGCTACCGAGGCGGCTGATAAAGAAGCCTAA
- a CDS encoding single-stranded DNA-binding protein, which yields MARSINQVILLGRLTRDPEQRTTPSGRTVVSFSIAVDRAGQDDQVDFFDVTAWEKLGELVMQYLSKGRRVLVQGRLRQDSWDDKETGKRRSRIEVTATDVTFLDAPSGDSANTTAPRNTNTKQAETVADIDDKPIDLSEIPF from the coding sequence ATGGCACGAAGTATCAACCAAGTTATTTTACTAGGGCGGTTAACGCGCGATCCAGAGCAGCGGACAACGCCATCAGGTCGGACAGTTGTTAGCTTTAGTATCGCGGTTGATCGTGCCGGACAGGATGATCAAGTTGATTTTTTCGACGTTACCGCGTGGGAAAAATTGGGCGAACTGGTGATGCAGTACCTGTCAAAAGGCCGCCGCGTGTTGGTCCAGGGTCGGTTGCGACAGGACAGCTGGGATGATAAAGAAACCGGCAAGCGCCGCTCGCGTATTGAAGTGACGGCGACCGATGTAACATTCCTTGACGCTCCGAGCGGCGATAGCGCGAATACAACCGCACCACGTAATACTAATACTAAGCAGGCTGAGACCGTAGCGGATATTGACGATAAGCCGATCGATCTTAGCGAGATACCGTTCTAA
- the rpsR gene encoding 30S ribosomal protein S18 — protein sequence MAKRLKKDTPTVFDYKDVKTLMRYVNAYGQIEPIAKTGLSVKQQRSLAVAIKRARHLALLPFVSQGQ from the coding sequence ATGGCAAAACGATTAAAGAAGGACACCCCAACGGTTTTTGACTATAAGGATGTTAAAACATTAATGCGCTATGTTAATGCGTATGGTCAAATTGAGCCGATAGCGAAGACGGGTCTCAGTGTCAAGCAGCAGCGTAGCTTGGCAGTGGCAATCAAGCGTGCTCGGCACTTAGCATTGCTGCCGTTTGTATCGCAAGGGCAATAA
- the efp gene encoding elongation factor P translates to MYQPTDLKKGTVCQIDGKPYRVIEYGQKVMGRGGSIVNVKLKNLLDGSVIPKTFKGQDKIESAEVTSKTVQYLYHDGDMFCFMDPENFEQFELSNDVVDEAKNYLKEGCELNLQVFDGRVINVELPKNLYLEVTYTEDVVKGDTTSSVLKDATLETGLVIKVPAFIKQGDIVSVDTATGEYRERKK, encoded by the coding sequence ATGTATCAGCCGACAGATCTTAAAAAGGGTACGGTTTGTCAGATTGACGGTAAGCCATATCGCGTCATTGAATATGGACAGAAGGTTATGGGGCGTGGAGGCTCTATTGTGAACGTTAAATTAAAAAATTTACTAGACGGAAGTGTCATCCCGAAGACCTTTAAGGGCCAAGACAAAATTGAGTCAGCTGAGGTGACTAGTAAGACTGTTCAATATTTATATCATGACGGAGATATGTTCTGCTTCATGGATCCAGAAAATTTTGAGCAATTTGAGCTGTCTAATGATGTGGTAGATGAGGCAAAAAATTATTTGAAAGAGGGTTGTGAGTTGAATCTCCAGGTGTTTGACGGGCGAGTGATTAATGTTGAATTACCAAAAAATCTCTATCTCGAAGTTACATATACTGAAGATGTCGTAAAGGGCGATACAACCTCGAGCGTACTTAAGGATGCAACGCTTGAGACGGGTCTTGTTATTAAGGTACCAGCATTCATTAAGCAGGGCGATATTGTCAGTGTCGACACGGCGACGGGTGAATATCGAGAGCGCAAAAAATAA
- a CDS encoding TlyA family RNA methyltransferase, with translation MRSDMKQRLDKMILERGLVESRSEAENWIGLGQVMVNGRVATRPGCFVNETADITLLTRERYVSRAGLKLASVADSFRLDFQGKTVLDIGSSTGGFTDFALRHGARRVYAVDVGTNQLHHRLRDDRRITLHEKTDIRDFELDFPPDIIVGDVSFISLRDILPHVAKRLMGSATVLVAMVKPQFEAGRHLVQKGVVKNAAIRRKILTDFEQWAKQYFVVLDKKDSTVAGSKGNVERFYKLQLKK, from the coding sequence ATGAGAAGTGACATGAAGCAGCGATTAGATAAAATGATACTAGAACGCGGGTTGGTTGAATCGCGTTCAGAAGCAGAGAACTGGATAGGCTTAGGGCAAGTCATGGTCAATGGTAGGGTGGCGACGCGTCCCGGATGTTTCGTTAATGAGACAGCAGACATTACATTGCTGACTCGTGAGCGGTACGTTTCGCGTGCAGGCCTCAAGCTAGCGAGTGTGGCGGATAGTTTTCGGTTGGACTTTCAGGGGAAAACAGTGCTGGACATAGGGTCGAGTACTGGTGGATTTACTGATTTTGCGCTGCGTCATGGCGCCCGACGCGTGTATGCTGTTGACGTGGGCACGAATCAGTTGCACCATCGACTGCGTGACGATCGGCGCATAACATTACACGAAAAGACAGACATTCGTGACTTTGAGCTTGATTTCCCACCAGACATTATCGTGGGAGATGTGTCATTTATTAGTCTGCGCGACATTCTACCACACGTTGCAAAGCGACTGATGGGTAGTGCGACGGTGCTTGTAGCAATGGTAAAGCCGCAGTTCGAGGCGGGGCGTCATTTGGTACAAAAGGGTGTTGTAAAAAATGCTGCTATACGACGAAAGATCCTGACCGATTTTGAACAATGGGCAAAACAGTACTTTGTAGTTCTTGATAAAAAGGATAGCACCGTCGCTGGCAGTAAAGGTAATGTCGAGCGCTTTTATAAGCTACAACTAAAAAAATAA
- the ychF gene encoding redox-regulated ATPase YchF, with amino-acid sequence MSLSIGIVGLPNVGKSTIFNALTNNNILAANYPFATIEPNTGIVPVPDERLDVLAKLYDTQKIIPATVTFVDIAGLVAGASKGEGLGNKFLHNIRECDAIIHIVRAFENSDILRHDNTPINPQADIDIINTELILADIQTIEHRLPRLQKEAKAKPEARQVATYLETLLTSLNSGTPIASLENIKYEIINDLHLLTAKPIIYTFNVDEAGLGDHALQEKLAKLVAPARVLFICAKLEEELRELSNNDALELLDSYGASETGLSQLVHAAYDTLGLQSYLTAGQKEVRAWTIHKGWTAPQAAGVIHSDFERGFIAAQVISYHDLVAAGSEAKAREAGKIRTEGKNYIMQPNDVVEFRFNV; translated from the coding sequence ATGAGTCTATCAATCGGAATCGTCGGCCTGCCAAATGTCGGTAAGTCGACCATATTTAATGCACTTACTAACAATAATATTCTAGCGGCTAATTACCCATTTGCCACCATTGAACCAAACACTGGCATTGTGCCGGTCCCCGACGAGCGGCTTGATGTACTCGCAAAACTGTATGATACACAAAAAATTATCCCCGCGACCGTAACGTTCGTCGACATCGCTGGATTGGTGGCTGGCGCCTCAAAAGGAGAAGGGCTCGGCAATAAATTCTTGCACAATATTCGTGAATGCGACGCCATTATCCATATCGTTCGCGCCTTTGAAAACTCAGATATATTACGACACGACAATACCCCGATCAACCCTCAGGCCGACATTGATATCATCAACACCGAACTTATCCTTGCTGACATCCAAACCATAGAACATCGTCTGCCTCGTCTCCAAAAAGAAGCCAAAGCCAAGCCGGAGGCACGACAGGTCGCTACATACCTTGAAACACTCCTGACATCACTTAATTCAGGTACGCCGATAGCATCCTTAGAAAATATCAAATATGAGATAATTAATGATCTTCATTTACTCACCGCCAAGCCAATTATTTATACATTTAATGTTGACGAGGCGGGGCTCGGCGACCATGCCCTACAAGAAAAGCTTGCCAAACTCGTCGCACCAGCCCGAGTATTATTTATTTGTGCCAAGCTTGAAGAAGAGCTCAGAGAATTGTCCAATAATGACGCCTTGGAACTACTTGATAGCTACGGGGCTTCCGAAACTGGATTGTCACAGCTTGTCCATGCCGCGTACGACACACTTGGTCTACAAAGCTATCTCACGGCAGGTCAGAAGGAAGTTAGAGCATGGACAATACATAAAGGCTGGACGGCACCACAGGCTGCTGGCGTCATCCACTCAGACTTCGAGCGCGGATTCATCGCCGCGCAAGTAATTAGTTACCACGACCTTGTTGCCGCAGGTTCAGAAGCTAAGGCCCGTGAAGCGGGTAAAATACGTACTGAGGGTAAAAATTACATCATGCAGCCTAATGATGTCGTCGAATTTCGGTTCAATGTCTAA
- the pilM gene encoding type IV pilus assembly protein PilM, giving the protein MKIAKGLGDFFGLDIGTNAVRVVQLVRTSNGWNLLHYGYAPVDPKITGSDSPEAQRKLGEVIMTAVGQSGIKTQNVAIGLPSSKTFTAIIDVPKVSDQELKATMKYQVDQYIPMAIEDAKVDWALLGDSLREQGQYEVLLTSAAISYVEERLEFIEGLGFNVVAEEPDPIAMLRALAPTDGATAKLVLDMGEHSTDLAVIYGDMPRLVRTVPSGLQALVRAAVQNLNVQDDQARQFIIKFGLAPDRLEGQVLRAIDGVLDNFATELTKSIKFFQTRYPSISVSGILLSGFGAAIPMMDNYITNKTGIPATTADPWQHVSLGQADQQKLAPIASEFATVVGLAQRRSGS; this is encoded by the coding sequence ATGAAAATAGCTAAAGGGCTGGGCGACTTTTTCGGATTAGACATCGGGACGAATGCGGTGCGCGTGGTTCAGCTGGTGCGAACGAGCAACGGATGGAATCTGCTGCATTATGGTTATGCGCCTGTCGACCCGAAGATTACAGGTAGTGATTCGCCAGAGGCGCAGCGTAAGCTTGGTGAAGTGATCATGACTGCTGTCGGACAGAGCGGTATCAAGACGCAAAATGTAGCGATTGGGCTACCGTCGAGCAAGACCTTTACGGCGATTATTGATGTGCCAAAAGTGTCAGACCAAGAGCTAAAGGCGACTATGAAATACCAGGTCGATCAGTACATTCCTATGGCGATTGAGGATGCCAAGGTTGATTGGGCGCTGCTCGGCGACAGTTTGCGTGAGCAAGGCCAGTATGAGGTGTTGTTGACCAGTGCAGCGATTAGCTATGTCGAGGAGCGGCTCGAGTTCATTGAAGGTCTTGGCTTTAATGTAGTTGCTGAGGAGCCGGATCCGATCGCGATGCTTCGGGCATTAGCGCCGACTGATGGAGCGACCGCAAAATTAGTACTAGATATGGGCGAACACTCGACCGATTTGGCGGTCATTTATGGCGATATGCCGCGGTTAGTGCGCACGGTGCCGAGTGGACTGCAGGCGTTGGTGCGAGCGGCGGTGCAAAATCTCAATGTACAGGATGATCAGGCTCGCCAGTTTATTATCAAGTTTGGCTTGGCGCCCGACCGGCTTGAAGGGCAAGTTCTCAGGGCGATTGACGGTGTGCTGGATAATTTTGCGACCGAGCTGACTAAATCAATTAAGTTCTTTCAGACGCGCTATCCGAGTATTTCCGTGTCAGGAATTCTACTATCGGGCTTTGGCGCGGCGATACCGATGATGGATAATTATATTACTAACAAGACTGGTATACCGGCGACTACGGCTGATCCGTGGCAGCATGTTAGTCTTGGGCAGGCCGATCAGCAAAAATTAGCACCAATTGCCTCGGAGTTTGCGACGGTTGTTGGTCTAGCGCAGCGGAGGAGTGGGTCGTGA